Genomic DNA from Garra rufa chromosome 18, GarRuf1.0, whole genome shotgun sequence:
tacatttatttactttttatccacaaatgctcgtcttgcactagcttgacctcataCATTCTGTAAACATGCACGTGTGATGTAggtagaagtaccaacccagagtttacaaagtgaacgtgcaaagaaagtcaaatgctctatacaaaaaaaaaaaggtaaaacaacgatgttgggcgattttgaagttggaggagaaaataagatggtctgccctacctttttaaaccaaagtacacagaaaaagaactaaccatgtgtaaccttgctagtgcaagatgagcatttgtggttaaaaaaatattaattaaaattttcttcgaaaatgaccaatcatttctctagataagaccctttggCTTCAGCTgtgattgtgtagagctctttgaagctgcactgaaactgcaatttgaactttCAACCCGTTGAAccttattgaagtccactatatatagaaaaatcctgaaatgttttcctcaaaaactctaaatttcttttcaactgaaaaaagaaagacaagaatATCTTGactgacatggggatgagtagattatcaggaaatttttattttggaagtgaactaatcctttaatggcaTGGGCTTCATTCTAAACAGACATCTGTGTTTCATCACAGGGCATTCTTCCTCTCTCAGCCATTGAGGTGCGTCTAATCTCACAGCAGGACCCCAGTTCTCCACATATGTTTGAGATTAGTGGTAAGAGCCCCTAAAAAACTAATTAAACCTGAATATGAATATTTTGAGGTCACAAAACTTTACTATACCTAAAATACTACACCTATATTTCTGATATCCTCTAGGGCCTATGGTGGACTCAAAGATCTTCGTTTGTGCTAGTGCTGCTGAAACAAAAGCCTGGATGGAGAACATAGAGGCCAGAAGATACAAATCCCTAAGGCAACAGCTGAGCCCGTCCCATAGCACTCTATCATACCTGGTAGATCTTATTCAGTTTTGTAGTTGAAATATATAtcgtatccaccttattcttcaacacaAAAGTAAGCCTATGAGCATGACTTCTGATTCATtaaaataacaatgtgcagtaaatggtaaaactgtttgtactacaaaccagggtgttaataattaagataatacattaaaataatatggtaagacacatcaatttgcaatatcaagcagcaaaacaagctgttttgtatagctaaaaatagctggacgtgaaTGAGACCGGAAaccaaacccataaaatttacaaatgcgTCCGCTCTTACAGCAAAACGAAGGtggatataaaacaaataaaacacaaaaaggaACTTAATCAGTGCTCAGACATTTTATTTCCACTATTCCAGGTGCCATGTGATGAAAACTGGAAGAGGGAGGAGCTTAAAAGGTACTTACTGCGGTCTCCCATCCTGCAATGGGAGGGGATGCCCATTCAGCACATGGGCTATCCGAGATACCTTTCACTGGTGCACATCAGCAATGTGTACACACAGGTAAGGCTATAGACAATAAATAAAGAGCAGTGTCCGTGTAATTCACAATGGTAATAGAAACTCTTTCAAACAACAGGACCGGCGTTTACAGGGATCTCAGGAACGTTTGCTTGTGCTCTTCCCAAGTGACCTCCTCATTCTGTCTCTTGACTCTCATCGTGTACGCATGAAATATGAGGTAAGCTGGTTTTGCTGACTAAACAATAACCTCTGCAGAACACTGCATTATCAGCAATATGTCTGCTACTGTGAGCCGTTGAAATGTATTTGGCAACTTTATTTGGTGAACCTTATTTGATTGAAAAGTAAACTTATTTAAAAACTCATGAAGTGCTGACAGTGGGGTTTaaaccaacctgatctcatgacgaaaacgtacttgTGGGTAGATATGAAATACGCACAGCCATGCACGTTTCGtgaaatattttatgtaaaatttcaGTTGAGTTGCGCTAAAAAAGTGTTCATTTATTTTCCCCCTTTGGGGAAAAAAACagtggcgctataactaatgctccgtgacgttttaaaatagcataccatctgcactacgcctaaacctacctgataatatgaacaaaagcaaatgtgacgtaaaaatgcaattgcaagcatgcctttttagcttgtttttcgttctctcatctttcagctctttcattgagaatcatgtttttcacgggatttgtacccaaggattccacatcctaagtccaattctgtgcctgctgagctaccgagcaagcttgttctGTCTGGAAAGCGAAAAatatagagctgtaatcataactgtgtatgaaaacgattacgaTGATtactctagtgttcatttctgttggaaactgcagtgatatgtacttattggtacaaattccacatcttgtgaaaaagttcccacaggtacattttcgtcataaGATCAGGCAGGTTTAAACATACTGTTTCTTTAAAAATAGAGTGGGTAATGTTCCTTTATTAAGCGCATTTTCATAAAAGACCTTTAATCACATTTAAATGACAATAAAGTCACTACTTAGTACTAACTAAGTGTTGTTTTAAACTGAAGGGTCGTCTGCCACTGAAGAGCATTAAAGCTATGGAAAGATCTGCATTACCTGGCAGATTGGAGTTTGAAGTCACAGGTATGTAAGTTTCTGAGCTATAGTACTCATATATTTTTGCAAAATTACACCTTAAAtgaaagtgtgcttaattgtattgaatgtgcacttgtagtgtacttaaaatcttaaaattatatttaaaaaaatgcaaatatactTGCAGATAATATTCTGTAACACTTAAAAAAATGCACTTGGAATACATTCTTTCAATACACTTGACAGTACACTAGAAGTAATTAGTAAAATGTGAACTGCAGTGTGTTACTTACTGAATctgtgtaattatttgtgaaatttaattGTGATGAATTAATTGTGAAacggaaaggttcttcagatgttaaaggttctttatggaaccatttagacaaaaaaggttcttctatggaatcgtgaagcacctttatttttaatagtgtaatGAGTTCTGTTTTGGCCAGCAGATTTAGCTATATACTGTCACATTGTGGTAGGGTTCTTACATCACACGATGCAGTTTAGTGGAGGATGTGGTAATAGTCTCTAGCTTCTTCAAGCATATAGCTATGTTTATCTATCATATCAGTCATCTTACTGTGAACAGTCATGAGCACCCAAGAAATAACTCTTGCATATCACCAAACCATTGGGCTTACTCATTAGTTGTGCTGTTTATCTTATTAGCTTGCTGGAGGTAAACTAGGGTATACTATATTATGATATATTGATCTTTTATACACCCCAAGACAGCCAAAGTTAAATACATTTCATACTTTGAGATAAGAGTCAGAAATCAAGTGATCTGTGGTAGTCATACAGATGCTTGTGACTCAGCTTTAGAACATAGCCATGTGATGATAAACACACTCAGACTGGCTCCTCAGTGTGTTCCTCTTATCACTTGAATTTTGCTGAAACTGTTAATGAGGCAATTCATTTGAAATGGCAGTACACCAAGTTATAGAAAGATCTTGTAAATGACCtttaaaggtttttaaagaattatGATTCATGTTGCTTCGTAGCTTCTTCTGTTTACCATTCTGACAGTACCAACTTCATACAACATCAGGTGTGTTGTCTAAACTGTTGTAATCTTTATGTTGATTTGGAGTGATGTGTTTTCAGGTGAACTGATGGAGCCTCTGCTTGTCTCCTGTACTTACCCTGAGGACTATCAAAGCTGGATCTTCCAGTTACAACAGGCAATACTGCAGTTGTCGTATTTTAGGCTGTTTtcatttaaaggggacatcagatgcccatttttcacaagttggtatgattctttagtgtCTTCATGAACGTCGTCACCCATAGGTTTCTAAAGAGCAATTTTGAATCTCATAGTGGgtgggattcggccgtcgccatcttggaatcgtgtcatcgcgcgtcactcctggataatcgaaaatgggcaaagaggcgggatgtgggtggagctggttgctgaaaccacgcccgcctagcgcaacagtggtgacagcagcaatccccctgtcactcaagtggccacgcccttaattatgcgaaactttaaggcttaatataacttaagtggatgagttataaaaaaaattcacccccctcacagttgacatgaagggcgaaattagctatatagaccaaaaccacatttttttctgctgtaaaattgggcattttaacatggggagtctatgggattaactcccttttgcagccagtctctagtggccagtcgatgaattgcagtttaagtcacttccatgttggtttcaatagagagagtggGAGGTTGCTGCTTGATGGCCTTAAccgtacagctggcattgtaagctgctctcccaggttcagtaaGCAGTCCTCTGTTAAATGCGCAGCACCCACTtaaattttgtaaatataacttaaacatTGATTtttagttgtgtcctcatttggaatagcctggaaaaatccagaccctaatctattaagattaagggtctgggatcgagcaatgaaaactgcctaactcgaggggcggcaccaagcatgcatttgaaactctaactgcacgcaattggataaccccacgaccaatcacaacaatacacgcttagctaccagcagagctaaatgatgtttcattaacaaagttcgggagaagcgcgtccgatgcttagcgtaaacatcacaagtcaatcagcgccataggtttaaatacagctgactcacctcaattcactcgatggtttatcagtaaacctccaccaccccatctcatcactccgagttcttgctactcctattggggggtaacgtactctgggttcgggccactcccgagctcggagcccttcaccggacagcacgccaaacatgcactactattctccggctaattatatgtaagcgtgaactcgtgaactgatagattaaactcttgccgtatccagtcggcaaaacagcaaaaacgtccttcttgcaaaggaacgattcgagttttcggttttctgttcctcttttatatggaaagccaagtctaactcattcattgtagcggccaaagccgtttcaaacaacttgttgttcatctgtagcgacagcgatctttcaaagtttactatatgattcggacgtcgcagtgctgtcatcatcggcttagctcgcctctggcccgcctacatcagatacaacgatttgattggttcccacaattgcttacgtattgcagtatcctgcatcattgctcgatgccagagtgtcttgcagagacaatttaaattgtgctctcgccagacctctggatttccagggtacattTGGAAGGCTAAACAAAGTAATTTCGCTtttgcaatgaaacacactgcatcTCCACAACATTGCGGCTGCAACAATACTATAGCCAGTAAAAGTTACGCCttttttctttccatatacatacgggaggtgttatgcaaatctaccCACGCCATGATGTGTACATGTGGGGGCGTGTTCGAAAGAGGCGTTTTAGGAAGGCGTTGCAAagtcttacatttttataataaatatttctttggGTTTGacactttaagctttgcaattttacagatcttatctatacACAAACAGtatgtaacactccaaagacaaaggaaaacaagaaaccacatcatatgacccctttaaaatgtctCAGTGgccatgtaaaacaacaccctttttaccttgtcaaaaacagctctgttcagaGCGGGccatttcggtgcatgtctctttaaatgataatgagttaCTGCTTGCTCCACCCCTCTTCCATTTTTGTGTTTTCGGTGGCGCGTTAACATCAAAACAAAAcgaatccactgcgtcctcagtggctctgatgttgggagaaaattaagactcttataatcacttttacatccaactacaaaacacctgcattgcttacgagatgTCGCTACAGTGGCTCAAGCTTGAAGAAAAGGGCTGAGGGCTAcaatatgctaatacaggacagtcCATTAGCTGGCGTGGGCagggcctgagcagtatgacgtcatactgctcagaaaatcaaaacagcttgataattgagacggTTTAGGTTTTTCAAGGATAAAAAAGAGGAGAGGTgaggatttttatcattgtagggtggttttgGCCACACACTACTAAGACTggatttatatgcaaacaccatgtaaaagtaagttttgcatctgatgtcccctttaagacAAGCTAATGATGATCATGGCAAaacaaataacttaaaataagATGTAAATACAGTACAGCCTAAAACATTACTTCATTAAATTTGAAGATTTTTTCCTCATCTCCCACAGCCTGATAAGTTGGCAGATTCATTGCCACATCACACCCCTCCACCTCTGATACCGAAGAAGCGCAGAAGCTGAGGATAATATGACGGATAGGAATTAAAATGTCTGTGAACACAAATATTCTCATCATTCATTGTGCCCAATGAAAGCTGCTGATGACAAATGAACATTTTACTGTTGCAGTTTTACTCCTAAGTAACAAATCTCTTCACTGCTTGTGAGGAAAGCTTTTCAATAGCTAGGAAACCTGCAGGTTTAAATAGTAATTATTACAGTCTGCTCTATAAATATCTGTTTTGAGGTAGAGAATAGAAACAGGCCTCACACATGCACATATACAATAAGTACAATGTATAAATTGAATACAAATGTTTAAATGTGAAGtaataaattgttttaattagtaattaattCCAGGCTTTTATATCTCTGAGCtatgtaatcttttttttttttttttcctaaagacATTAAGTAATGTTTGAATGATTCATGACTAATGGGACAGAACAGACAGAGCCAGAGGGTAACTGATCTTTTCCTTCACTAGTTTCTCATGCTCTGTCACCCCTGTTCTTTATTTATGATTTTACCTCTTCCTTCAGCATAAGCattggatgcaaaaaaaaaatgtgggtggGTTCTCCCCCAGATAAAACATTACTGGAGTATATGAACATGATACCATCTTCATTTGGAGAGATATCAAGCTGTCTTGTGCCCATGAAAGATTGAAGAAGACCTTGAAGACCGGATGTTTGGTCCTTTATCAAATTGAGCACTCTGAATGGAAGTGAAAATATGAGGTTGACATCCTGAATTACTTTCCCTTCAACCTAGAATGAACTTCtacacagagactgtttttccgATGCCAGTGACTCCTTTAGTGAGCACAGTTCTGATGGGTTGGTCTTGTCCAGGTATAAGTTTAAAGATGTCATTCAGGTTGCTGTCATTGCTCTCCTACATGCTCTTTCGATCCATCTGATCTCATGTTCATTATTGATTTCTCCATTTCCACCTTCTGTGATGTAGCTCAGTGTAGATCTCACTAAAAGGCTTTGTATTTTCATGTGTTGATAGTTCACCTCTCAGAAACTGAAACATATTGTCTTGACCTGAAGACCTCCCACACTTTGATTTCTCCACATTCTtgcctaaataaaaaaatacatttctttgAAGGTTTTAAGTCATACAGGTTATATGCTATATGATAGAAACAGGGGAAAAATGAAGCTATAAGCTTGACATGGTTTATTGCTCTTCAAGAGACGCCATTGGTTTAAATTGATTTAAACTCATTCTATTATGATTTATCAAAGCATACACTTAGCTGTATATGGCATGCAAATACATAAGCTTTATTTGGATGGATAAATGCACTGAACAAAGGTTTAAACTGTATGCCAAAGTGAGATTCTGGCTGAGGTGTCACTGTGaagaaaatgttattattataggCATTATCTGCTTTACTCTACTAAAGAGTGTTCTTTTAACTGTCTAAATGCTTCATCAGTAGAAATAGAAAATGGCCTCGAAAGTCACCGACATCTGGATCCCTGCTGTGTGAAAACATGCGTGTGTCTCTGAATGGTCCATCTCAGAATGTGAAACCCGTAAATAGAGAAGACAATTCTGCCATGAGACGAATAGGAAGTAACTTTTTTCACTTTCAGTGACATTTCCTGTGTGAAATAACTTTCCCAGTTGCAACAAACTGATAGTACACCTAAAtataaaattgtcattatttattcatcctcatgttTCTGACCTATGAGTGGGAAAGACCACAAATTTAATCTAGTCTATTTCATGTTAGCTATATCAGGAGTTATCATATCAGGCTATACAGCCTGAACAATTAAAACGTTCATAACTATACATTGTACATCATAACTGACATATAGCATCTGAAAATTGTTCATTTGTAAACTACATAAACTGTACACTTGTAAATAACACATTCTGcacattattttaaacaatttcCTTTTTGCCTGTTTAAAGGCCATTCTCCCTAACTGTATTAAATGCGTCATCTTTCAtttcaaattattatattttattaataatttcagTTCATTTAATAAGATactatagggctgttaccaatGAAATAAAATCGGTGTTAACAAAACTCTTCACTGCAGAAGAAACAGAAGCAGCTGAAGTGGTATTAGATGCATTTACACGTTTAATGAAGCTAAAATGTAGCATGAAAGCATTTCTACATTGTAATATTGCAACAGTAATTTATGAAATTAGGTGAAACAGGTGGCAGCAAGTGAATTAGCCTTCAAACGATTTGTTCAGACGGCTAATTCATTCAAGAAAGAAGAACCAGGGTAGCGCAGGACACACTAACGCGGGGTTAGTTGTAACaggcgtggtttaaatatttccacacatgctagcataaatatggattttaatgagaaaccacaatgttcagaaattattatttcaagaaatgtaaagcattttgacatgtttatgtgtgtcgtgttctatgagagttgtgtgtggagggaggggagtgtttttctgaatgtctaaatgtgtttcatctatttgtccccattgttttgaactactgtacagctgtgtgttgcgatcagggcctttccaagcattgttgcgatgtgttcattgtcaaactccaaaattacattattttaattaaaaaaaaagttattactttatttgaaaaagtcaatacatgtattttattgacaaaatattttagttgtgtatatatttttttttattcgatcagataacaCAACGTGcacctcagatgttacaatgtaccccacctacggggcatgttgtcacatttcacttcctttcttttgaggtaaataacgaagaaggtatacactgtaaatatgaaacaaagcgacataTTTGTAGTATAcatgtgtgaaaataatgtgggaaaaaattgtactctgaaccccacgtggatttacataaaccgcgaaattcaaaaagtattaGGTTGTGCCCCGTGCTCCCCTACCAACTGATTCAACTCAAATGATTAATTCAGAAACGCAGTAACGTTAGAATCATTCAGTTACGAATCTCTGAGTGTTCATCAGAGATGACTGTTTTGCTGTGATCtttgttttgaattatgttgGTTTACCAAAGCGACAATATTttactaaaatgtatattaactCGTTTGAACtcaatgtataaaatcaatgtcaaatTTTCAATCATGGTTTTCAgggaaaacgtactcggttactgacgtaacctcggttctctctagagagggaacgagtactgcgtaagaagtatcttacgctaggggaaaatccttttctgcgagatattgaagccaaaaattatccttaattttgaaataatgtaaagcgcgttgcagcagcatacagacataggcgaaacagcttgcgcgcctattggctgctctgcggcaactgcagcagcctattagagcgaggcctgacgcgacgccagatccaatgggggcatttcgcgccctttgcgtcgcttcgcgcccttttcgtagcttcccgcttaaaagggcgtggtctagacctataaatatcgctcataggcagctattatctggtttttcatcatcaaagcaaccagagcgtgcgcatgcacggcaagatacgcagtactcgttccctctctagagagaaccgaggttacgtcagtaaccgagtacgttctcttacgagaggtctctcatactgcgtaagaagtatcttacgctaggggacccagtgtaaaacgccgtgcatgctgagatctgacaccaaagacccaagggcgaaagcccggggttcatacagttcataatcacctatagaactcacagggagtccggggaagagggaggggcaacgccgcactcttccacatagtgcagcgtcactcagacgctaagtaaacgtacatacagggcggggttacggcctgagctgacgtaagaataagggtcttcacacagtttgcccagacacatcttgtgctattactttcactgtcgaccctagagctgtgctcagtagacgcagcattccgagctgataacatcaggtcagacaacactgaacatctagactgacagcaatctggcctgtaaggcgggaacctccaggttgtaaaaccttataaatgtagacggagaggcccagcccgccgccgtacaaatatcttgcaaggcaatcccactcgaccacgcccacgatgaggccacgcccctcgtggaatgtgctctgacacctagcgggcactgcatgcctttggaagcatatgccaacgcaatagcatcaactatccatctggataagctctgtttcgacgcggccagtcccttgggacgcccgtaaaacgaaacaaaaagctgctctgtctgtctaaaagcagacgagcgagacacgtaagctcgtaatgccctgactgggcataggaggctcgcgtccgtttcctcatcattgaccggtagggctgacagcgcgatgacctgtgccctaaacggtgtgttgagtgattttggaacgtaaccatgtttgggtttgagtatgactttagagtcattaggtccaaattccatgcacgtcgcgctcacagagagtgcgtgcaaatcccctatgcgcttcactgaagcgagagccagcagaaacacagtcttaagagacaggtatttcaaatcaatcgtctgcagaggctcgaacggtccacctttcatggcctctagtac
This window encodes:
- the LOC141290565 gene encoding probable pleckstrin homology domain-containing family N member 1, which gives rise to MGCCSVTQRHTGTDEVGPDEIELLEINNGGIWSLAETRLQISTRNGTDEGPHRCPSVRHLKQEDPDPVSVTVKDTTKHNNSQLVLWGWTKKQLHHRLYTQPIREWEGQAQHTYGDIIHSSSVYLHSGYTKAMSERYLVLFSFHLLILALDSSNKDFIYEGILPLSAIEVRLISQQDPSSPHMFEISGPMVDSKIFVCASAAETKAWMENIEARRYKSLRQQLSPSHSTLSYLVPCDENWKREELKRYLLRSPILQWEGMPIQHMGYPRYLSLVHISNVYTQDRRLQGSQERLLVLFPSDLLILSLDSHRVRMKYEGRLPLKSIKAMERSALPGRLEFEVTGELMEPLLVSCTYPEDYQSWIFQLQQPDKLADSLPHHTPPPLIPKKRRS